The following are encoded in a window of Gramella sp. MT6 genomic DNA:
- the recJ gene encoding single-stranded-DNA-specific exonuclease RecJ, with protein sequence MRWTLKPKPDPITVNSLADKLGVGVPVAKLLVQRGITSFDEAKKFFRPDLKLLHDPFLMKDMGKAVERIELAMENEENIMVYGDYDVDGTTSVALMSSFLKFRYPNVTTYIPDRYEEGYGVSYQGIDYAEDNDISLIIALDCGIKAIDKVLYAKKKGIDFIICDHHRPGSEIPDAVAVLDPKREDCSYPYDELCGCGVGFKLIQAITQNNNEPEETLLPYLDLVATAIGADIVPITGENRILAYHGLHVINVAPRRGISSLLGDRKNVSITDVVFIVAPRINAAGRMKHGLHAVNLLTEEDEEISKKYAEEIEAYNSDRRSADKTITEEAKLQIIEQKEEERLTTVVYDENWHKGVIGIVASRLTETWYRPTLVFTKSGERLAASARSVKGFDVYEALEGCKEHIEQFGGHKYAAGLTLLESEYLKFKQKFEEVVSETIDRNLLTPEISIDAELELKDISPKFYRILKQFAPFGPGNMSPVFISRGLTDTGFGKCVGEDKTHLKCQVKQADSKAVFDVIGFNLGDKLDLIREGKKFDAVYSLDENTWNGNTKIQLKLKDIRESL encoded by the coding sequence ATGCGCTGGACCTTAAAACCCAAACCAGACCCTATTACTGTTAACAGCCTGGCAGACAAATTAGGAGTTGGAGTTCCTGTCGCAAAATTACTGGTGCAGAGAGGTATCACTTCTTTTGACGAAGCCAAAAAATTCTTCCGTCCAGATCTTAAATTGCTGCATGATCCTTTCCTGATGAAGGATATGGGAAAGGCAGTTGAGCGAATTGAGCTGGCCATGGAAAATGAAGAGAATATTATGGTCTATGGCGATTATGATGTAGATGGCACTACCAGCGTGGCCTTGATGTCTTCCTTTTTAAAATTCAGATATCCAAACGTTACTACTTATATACCAGATCGCTACGAAGAAGGTTATGGAGTTTCTTACCAGGGAATAGATTATGCCGAAGATAATGATATAAGCCTGATTATTGCCCTGGATTGCGGCATCAAGGCTATAGATAAAGTGTTATACGCGAAGAAAAAGGGTATAGACTTTATTATTTGTGATCACCACCGGCCTGGAAGTGAGATCCCTGATGCTGTTGCTGTTCTGGATCCAAAAAGAGAAGATTGCAGTTACCCATATGATGAACTTTGCGGTTGCGGAGTTGGATTTAAACTTATACAGGCAATTACTCAAAATAATAATGAGCCCGAGGAAACTTTACTTCCATACCTTGACCTGGTTGCCACTGCTATCGGCGCAGATATTGTGCCCATTACTGGTGAAAATAGAATACTGGCCTATCACGGTTTACATGTTATAAATGTTGCACCCAGAAGAGGGATTAGTAGCCTGCTGGGAGATCGCAAGAATGTAAGTATTACCGATGTGGTCTTTATCGTTGCACCTAGGATCAACGCGGCGGGTAGAATGAAACACGGTCTGCATGCGGTAAACCTGCTTACCGAAGAAGATGAGGAGATCTCTAAAAAATATGCGGAAGAGATCGAGGCATATAATTCAGACAGGAGAAGTGCCGATAAAACTATAACTGAAGAGGCGAAGCTGCAGATCATAGAACAGAAGGAAGAAGAACGATTAACCACGGTTGTTTATGATGAGAACTGGCATAAAGGCGTGATAGGGATCGTTGCTTCCAGGCTTACCGAAACATGGTATCGTCCAACTCTCGTTTTTACAAAAAGCGGGGAAAGACTGGCGGCCTCGGCAAGGTCTGTAAAAGGTTTTGATGTTTATGAAGCCTTGGAAGGATGTAAAGAACATATTGAGCAGTTTGGTGGACATAAATATGCTGCGGGATTAACTCTTCTGGAATCTGAATATTTAAAGTTCAAGCAGAAATTTGAGGAGGTGGTTTCCGAAACTATAGATCGGAATCTGCTCACTCCTGAAATAAGTATAGATGCTGAACTGGAGCTAAAGGATATTTCTCCAAAGTTTTATAGAATTCTCAAGCAATTCGCGCCTTTTGGTCCCGGGAATATGTCGCCTGTATTCATAAGTCGTGGATTAACCGATACCGGATTTGGGAAATGCGTGGGAGAAGATAAAACCCACTTGAAATGCCAGGTAAAGCAAGCAGATTCAAAAGCTGTTTTTGATGTTATTGGCTTTAACCTCGGTGATAAACTCGACCTTATTAGAGAGGGTAAAAAGTTTGATGCAGTTTATAGTCTCGATGAGAATACCTGGAACGGTAATACTAAAATCCAACTTAAACTGAAGGATATCAGGGAAAGCCTTTAG
- a CDS encoding UDP-2,3-diacylglucosamine diphosphatase, giving the protein MDIPKGKKIYFSSDNHLGAPTMEESRKREVIFVKWLDSIKEDAAAIFLLGDLFDFWFEYKHVVPKGFIRTLGKLAEIKDSGIPVYFFVGNHDLWMDDYFEKELNIPVFHQPKEFQFNNKTFLIGHGDGLGPGDEGYKRMKKVFTNPLSKWLYRWLHPDLGVPLAQYFSVKNKMISGEEDQQFLGEDNEWLIQYCRRKLESKHYDYFLFGHRHLPLEIDLNGKSTYVNTGDWISHYTYAEFDGEKLSLKKLNS; this is encoded by the coding sequence ATGGATATTCCGAAAGGCAAAAAAATTTATTTCTCCAGCGATAATCACCTTGGTGCTCCAACCATGGAAGAAAGCAGAAAAAGGGAAGTCATATTTGTAAAGTGGCTGGACAGCATCAAAGAAGATGCAGCTGCAATTTTCTTATTGGGTGATCTTTTTGATTTCTGGTTCGAGTACAAACACGTAGTACCCAAAGGCTTTATAAGGACCCTTGGTAAACTTGCCGAAATAAAGGATAGCGGTATCCCTGTTTATTTCTTTGTGGGAAATCACGATCTCTGGATGGACGATTATTTCGAGAAAGAGCTCAATATACCGGTCTTTCATCAGCCAAAAGAATTTCAATTCAACAACAAGACTTTTTTGATTGGCCATGGTGACGGTCTGGGCCCTGGCGATGAAGGTTATAAACGCATGAAAAAGGTTTTTACCAATCCGCTTTCAAAATGGCTATACCGTTGGTTGCATCCAGACCTGGGAGTTCCTCTTGCCCAATATTTTTCTGTAAAAAATAAAATGATCTCTGGTGAAGAAGACCAGCAGTTCTTGGGAGAAGACAATGAGTGGTTGATACAATATTGCCGCAGAAAACTGGAATCAAAACACTACGATTATTTTCTTTTCGGCCACCGCCATCTTCCTCTGGAAATAGATCTTAATGGCAAATCAACTTACGTAAATACCGGTGACTGGATTAGTCATTATACGTATGCAGAATTTGATGGTGAAAAGTTGAGCCTTAAAAAACTGAACTCCTAA
- a CDS encoding 6-carboxytetrahydropterin synthase, with product MSNIRITKQFSFETGHALYGYDGKCRNVHGHSYKLSVTVIGKPITDTDNVKFGMVIDFGDLKKIVKSEIVDQFDHATVFNKNTPHIELAEELKSRGHHVILVEYQPTSENMVIDFAQKIMKHLPSHIQLHSLKLQETETSFAEWYSSDNN from the coding sequence ATGAGCAACATTAGAATCACCAAACAATTCTCTTTTGAAACCGGTCACGCGCTTTATGGCTACGACGGGAAATGCCGCAATGTGCATGGTCACAGCTATAAATTGAGCGTTACCGTTATCGGAAAACCTATCACAGACACTGATAATGTGAAATTTGGGATGGTGATAGATTTTGGTGATCTCAAGAAGATCGTGAAGTCTGAAATTGTAGATCAATTCGACCACGCCACGGTTTTCAATAAGAATACCCCTCATATAGAACTTGCCGAAGAACTCAAGAGTCGGGGCCATCATGTAATACTTGTCGAGTACCAGCCAACCAGCGAGAATATGGTTATCGATTTTGCTCAAAAGATCATGAAGCATTTGCCTTCTCATATCCAGCTGCACTCCCTGAAGCTTCAGGAGACTGAAACGTCATTCGCCGAGTGGTACTCGAGCGATAATAATTAG